The Triticum aestivum cultivar Chinese Spring chromosome 6D, IWGSC CS RefSeq v2.1, whole genome shotgun sequence genomic sequence tgtgggagccaatatgagcatccaggttccgctattggttattgaccggagacgtgtctcggccatgtctacatagttctcgaacccgtagggtccgcacgcttaaagtttcgataacggttatattatgagtttatgagttttgatgtaccgaaggttgttcggagtcctggatgtgatcacggacatgacgaggagtctcgaaatggtcgagacatgaagattgatatatcggaagcctatatttggatatcggaagtgttccgggtgaaatcgggattttaccggagtaccggaggggttaccggaaccccccgggggtttaatgggccatagtgggccttagtggagaagaggaggggcggccagggcaggccgcgcaccccctccccctctagtccgaattggacaaggaggggggcggcgcccccctttccttcttctcctcttcctccttccccccttctcctaatccaacaaggaagggagggagtcctactcccggtgggagtaggactcctcctggcgcgcctcctcttggccggccgcacctcccccccttgctcctttatatacgggggcaggggggcaccctagagacacacaattgatttgatcttttagccgtgtgcggtgcccccctccaccatagtccacctcgataatactgtagcggtgcttaggcgaagccctgcgtcggtagaacatcatcatcgttaccacgccgtcatgctgacgaaactctccctcaacactcggctggatcggagttcgagggacgccatcgggctgaacgtgtgctgaactcagaggtgccgtacgttcgatacttgattggtcggatcgtgaagacgtacgactacatcaaccgcgttgtgctaatgcttccgctttcggtctacgagggtacgtggacaacactctcccctcttgttgctatgcaccaccatgatcttgcgtgtgcgtaggatttttttttgaaattactacgttccccaacagtggtcgCCTCGGCGGTGCCGCAACTAGATGTTGATGCTGCCTCCAAGATGATTTCTAAGGAGGATCAGCTCACTAGTATGGAGATTGCGGCTGAGGTCAATGGCTTCTTCACCGAGTCTACTTAGCATACCTCTTTGGTTATCATGATTCCGTGATTTGATACAAtaaattcgatttggttgtaagctctATGAGAGCATAAACTTATTCTTTACTTTGGCGATTGGATGACATTTATTCATTTATTCCATTATTTATACATGATAGTATGTTATGTTCTGGAATGTGTGCATTTATTATTGATGTAGCGTCTTCCTCATTACATTAATTATATGTCATATTTTAGAACGCGTGTGGTGCCCGAATGGAGGAAACGTGCCTTGCCGATAGCGCAACTACACATACGGACGAGCCACTATTATACTTCCTATGGGAACAACTTTGATCATTAATGATGCGTTGTTGTACCCGGAGTCGACTCGTACTCTTTTGAGCTTTAGAGACATCCGCGCCAATGGTTTTCATGCTGAGACCGTTGATGAGAACGGCAAGGAGTGCCTACGTATCACAAAGCGGGATGCAAATGGTAAACATGTTATCGAAAGGCTTCCTTCGTTCGACATAGGGCTATACTACACTAAAATAGTAGCACCGCCCGTGTACACTACCCTCAAGACCGTTTttagaagctctgaactcttctgcctctggcatgataggttaggccaccccggacttaggatgatgagaaatataatAAACAACTCGCATGGTCATAATGTTAACGTGAATAACTTCCCGAATCCCGATGATTTCGTGTGCTCCGCATGCGCTAAGGGGAAGTTAGTCATTAGGCCATCGcccctcaaggtgagggatgaaatccccACGTTCTTGGAGCgtatccaaggggacatatgcggtccaattcagcccctcacggggccgtttcgttacttcatggtgctcattgatgcttcctctaaatggtccaatgtttgcCTGCTGTCAACACGGAACCATGCCTTTGCAAAGCTGATCTCTCAGATCATACAAATGAGGAATAATTTCCCTGATTATCGTATAAAGTCTATTCGAATGGACAACACCGGAGAATTTACTTCAAAGGCGttcgatgattattgcatggcaatgggaatcaaagttgagcactcggtaccgcatgttcatacacaaaatggacttgccgaggcattgattaaaagaattaaattcattgccCGACCGCTTCTTCAGGGTAgtaatttaccaactacatgttggggccaCACAGTGTTACATGCGGCCAATCTCATCAACTTTCGACCGtcggcctacaacatccactctcctgTTCAGCTTGCGCAAGGGTCGGCACCGAAAATTTCCCACCTCCATAGGTTCGGTTGCCAGGTATATGTGCCAATACCACCACCTCAGCGATCAGCGATGGGCCCGCACCGTAAGTCTGGGATATACGTTGGTTATGAGACTGTGTCCATAATCAGGTATCTGGACCCCATGACAGGTgactgttgttggggaacgtagtaataattcaaaattttcctacgtgtcaccaagatcaatctaggagatgctagcaacgagagatagggagtgcatcttcatacccttgaagattgctaagcggaagcgttacaagaacgcggttgatggagtcgtactcgtggtgattcaaatcacggaagatccgatctagcgccgaacggacggcgcctccgcgttcaacacacgtacagcccggggacgtctcctccttcttgatccaacaaggggagaggagaagttgagggaggactccggcagcacgacggcgtggtggtggagcttgtggtattcttgcagggcttcgccaagctctacggaggagaaggaagagttggaggagggaggggctgcgccagggaaggggtacggctgccctctctatccctcactatatatagggggaagggggggtggaggaggcgccctaggattccctaggggaggggtggcggccacaggggaaaccctagatgggtttgggcgccccccacccctaggaaacttgccccccaagtcgggaggggtggctgccctaggggaggcgcccccacctctccacgttatgtgagatggggtgggaggggcgcacagccccttagtgggctgatgtgccccctccccttggcccataaggccccccaacgcttgccggggcctccgaaacacctttcggtcacgctggtcgtcacccggtactcccagaacaattccggactccaatacccttcgtccaatatattgatcttcatctccggaccattccggagttccttgtcacgtccgggatctcatccgggactccgagcaaccttcggtaaccacatactatttcccataacaactctagcgtcaccgaaccttaagtgtgtagaccctacgggttcgggaaccatgcagacatgaccgagacatctctccggccaataaccaatagcgggatctggatacccatattggctcccacatgttccatgatgatctcatcggatgaaccacgatgtcggggattcgatcaatcccgtatacaattccctttgtctatcggtatgttacttgcccgatattcgatcgtcggtatcccaatacctcgttcaatctcgttaccggcaagtctctttactcgttccgtaacgcatgatcccgtgactaactccttagtcacattgagctcattatgatgatgcattaccgagtgggcccagagatacctctccgtcatacggagtgaaaaatcccagtctcgattcgtgccaacccaacagacactttcggagatacctgtagtgcacctttatagccacccagttatgttgtgacgtttggtacacccaaagcattcctacggtattcgggagttggacaatctcatggtctaaggaaacgatacttgacattagaaaagctctagcaaaatgaactacacgatcttgtgctatgcttaggattgggtcttgtccatcacatcattctcctaatgatgtgatcccgttatcaatgacatccaatgtccatggtcaggaaaccataaccatctattgatcaacgagctagttaactagaggctcactagggacatgttgtggtctatgtatttacacatgtattacggtttccagttatacaattatagcatgaacaatagacaattaccatgaacaaggaaatacaataatgaccattttattattgcctctagggcatatttccaacagtctcccacttgcactagagtcaataatctagttcacatcactatgtgattgtaatgaatccaacacccatggggtttgttcatatctcgcttgtgagagaggttattagtcaacgggtctgaacctttcagatccgtgtatGCTTTaaaaaatctctatgtcatcttgtagatgcagctactacgcgctacttggagctattccaaataactgctctactatacgaatccggttcactagggacatgttgtggtctatgtattcacacatgtattacggtttccagttaatacaattatagcatgaacaatagacaattatcatgaacaaggaaatacaatattgaccattttattattgcctctagggcatatttccaacaactgtcACACGGCTCGTTTTGCTGATTGCATTTTTAACGAGGATTTTTTCCCGACTTTAGGGGGAGAGAATCAACCCCTTGATGTTAAAAGTCGAGAAATCACGTGGCAAGCCACGGGAatcgacgctcatgacccgcgcactactgagactgagagagaagtccaaaagataatagatttgcAGTCATTAGCAAATCAACTGCCTGACCACTTTAGTGACTTAAAGACTGTGGCAAAATCGCATGTGTACGCGCGCAATGCACCGGAAAGGGTTGAAATACCGAAGAAAAATGATGGTATACCCGCTCCCGTCCAAAGGCCTAAAAGGACGAGAGATCCggcttctcaaatcccaagtactcggggacgcccgacgaaaaaggataagagagatttatTACAGCCTGTCGCCAAAGTACCCCAAAGTGAAACGGGGAGCCAGTCGAGACCTCGCACAAGTACGGAAAATTCAGTGCACGAAATTCCGGACTTAAACTTTCCCATAGGGGAAACACCCAGCGGAGATGTGTGCGCACTCGTCGGCGCGGGAAATCTAAAGGACCTTGCTCCCATAATGGGATATTTGGTAGAGCAACTGTTAGCGCCGGATGCGCTCCATGAcgaaatggccataaattatatttataCGGGGAGTCCCTGAACCGAGCAACGGTTATTGTCGACATTTACTTTGCTACGAAAATTGCCTCAATCATAGATCTTGACCCTAAGCCTAACACGCTCGCTGATTGCAAGAAAAGTTCGGATTGGAAAGATTGGCAGCACGCAATTACTGCCgaattattatctctcaacaaaaggaaggtgttcggaccagtttgtcgaactcctccccacattcgccctgttggccataggtgggtttttgttcgaaatagagatgaaaataataaggtagtacggtacaaagaaaggctcgtcgctcaagggttcactcaacgaccaggtgtcgattttgaggagacttattccccagtcatggatggagttacctttagatacttgatctcgatggcagtaaacatgggcttgaaaatgaaactaatggatgttgtcactgCTTACCTGTATGGTAACTTGGATTTGAAAATATACATGAAGGTTCCTGAAGGTATCCCTGTTCCGAACCATGATAGAGAAAACATGAGTCTATACAGTGTTCAGCTTCAAAAGGCACTGTACGGACTCAGACAGTCTGGTAGAATGTGGTATAATCGCCTAAGCGATTTCCTTCATCAGAAGGGCTGCACAAGCAAtaaagattgcccatgtgtttttatACGGCGATCCCAAGATGGATTCTATATAATCTCGGTGTACGTGGACGATTTAAACATAATCTGTACGCATGAGGATATTGAGGAAGCGAGTTCCTACCTGATGTTGGAattcgagatgaaggatttgggtaaaaccaagttctgtctaggtctgcaacttgaacattcccCTGATGGGATTCTAGTGCACCAGTCGGCCTACACCCAGAAGGTGTTGGAGAGATTTGGATTTGACAAGTCATATCCTTCTAAGACCCCGATGGTCGGAAGATCTTTACAGCCAGACAAGGACCCGTTCAggccaaaggaagagggggaggaaactctgGGACCAGAGGTTCCTTACCTGAGTGCAGTTGGAGCACTCATGTACCTCGCAAATTGTACACGGCCAGACATTGCGTTCGCCGTCAGTTTGCTTGCTCGGTACAGTTCTAAACATACCAAGAGGCACTGGAAAGGTGTCAAGGACGTCTTCTGTTACCTGCAAGGGACCAAAGATCTTGGCCTGTTTTATAAAAGAAATCAAGACCTATCTATTATAGGCTATGCCGATGCTGGGTACCTATCGGACCCGCATGATTGCAAATCGCAGACTGGatatgttttcctttgtggtggaactgtgttttcctggaaatcgtccaagcaaacacttgtgtcgacttccacgaaccactcggaaatcatggcactattcgaagcgtcaaaggagtgtgtatcgcttcggcggatgatcggccacattcagcagacatgtgggctgaacaccgtacaaacccctaccattatctatgaagataatgctgcttgtgttgcacaagttcagatgggttatgtgaagagtaacctcacaaagcatattagtcccaagttcttctatgcacatgagctgcaacagttgaacgaggtgagagttttgcatactaagtcctgtgacaatcttgctgatatgttcactaaatcattaccggcatcaaccttagagaggtgtgtgcgtggaatcggtatgataagacttagagagatgcaaggttcagggggagaaacttcacaaaTTCGTCGTTAAAATCTCGATCCTgatgatcgagtactcaacttgatggttgagtggattgtactcttttTTCCTTGAGTGAGTTTTCCTGATATTTCTCACACGAGGTTTTTGACGAGGCAATTCGTGCAATACAACAACGTATACTGTGTGCTCTTTCTTCATATTTTTTCCCACTAGATTTTTCGAAGTTTTGAGGCATGGATATACGGATAATTACCCAAGGGGGAGTGTTGGGAAACCGGCCCACCACGAGGGTGGCGGCGGCTAGCGCATGAAGCGCTCGGGATAGCCCCTCCCAGTTCCACATTTTACGTTAAGTGATTTCTTATCTCTTGACagtgtacccctatataaagggacgaggAGCAATCATTGTAACCCCTGATaattgattaataaagctggtctcctccataCTTCTCTGTGTCATTTACTTTCACGTATTTGACTACGACGCTCGctctcgctccgcaacctcggaccggacttGCCGGCGAAGTTGCGGAACATGTTTAGCCCATGCAGTGCCACCACCGGCAATTTCACGAGATTGAGCGATGCAAATGCCGATATGTCATGCTTGACCGGCATGTCATTGTGGTGGGAAGAAGCGAGCGGCCGTGGTGACCTGGTGTCGCCGACCGCCAATTCTGACCGAGACCAAACCGAACCTTTTCTTTTTTTCAACCTAGTCGTGTGGTCAGTCACCCACCGCACCACCCAAAACCAAGCGTCCCAGCCAGACCAAGCTACCGAGAAACCACGCGCACGCGGCGCGGGAGAGCAACCCTGAACCAACTGCTGGGTGCTGGCCCGCACGCGAGCCCACCTCACGTCCGGCCGGTTCGCGCCGTGTCTCCGACGCcacttccctccctccctccttccccGCCCGGATCGGGCTCGCCGGCACCGCCCATGGCGTCCTCCTCGGCGCTGCTCACGGGGGAGCgcctcgtcgtcttcctcttcgcCGCGCGCGTCGcgctcgccgccccggcccgcctcGCGGCCCCGCTCGCGCTCCTTGCGGGAGCCGCCCTCGCCGTCGAGCTCGCGGTGGACCGCTCCGCCGCGGCCCCTTCCTCCCCGCTCCGCCGGTTCAGGACAAGGTGCGGTCGCTCTCCCTTGCCTCGTCCCCACCGCATCCCACGGGGTTAAACAAAATCATCGCGATTCGGCCACCCAGGCGGATTTCCCAGAGCGTAAATTTGGCCTCGTTCGGTTCCCCACCAGATAAATGCGTGCGTTTAGATGAGCTCCACGGAAGCGAGGTTCTCTCGCAAAAATCTCTAGCACGAAATGGTCAAGACCGCCTCATTTCATTGGGTTGCCGACAAAATTGGGGATTATTGGCGGTGTAGTTAGGGCAATAGCAGATGAGCGGGGGATGCAAATAGGAGCTTAATCCTGGGCTCAGATGGCAATTACCGCTTAATCCTTGTTCGAATTGTTATTTAACATACGCAGTAGAAATGCGACTTATTCATGGTGTAGCGACCACCGTCAAGTAGAATGCACAAGTTCAGGGGGGCTGTTGAGATTCATTTTAGGTCCTATGATGCGCAACCCCAATTGCATTTTAGCTACTATCCCCGAGTAGAATGTACAGGTTCAGGGGGTCTGTTGAGATTTATTTTAGGTCCTATGATGAGCAACCCCAATTGCATACCTCTACTGTACATCCTATTTGAGTTATGTGGCTACTTAATTCTATATCGCGTCTTTTGTGGCAAGCTACAAAAAATAAAATTGAACCTAGTGCTTGGTGTCTGATGTATATAGTCATATATCCTCCAGGCCAGGTGCTTCATCAGGCATTCTTCTTGGCGCAACTACTTTGCCATGTGTCATGCTTGCACGGTTAATCCAGCTTTCGAGGATCTTACCGACAGATCCCAATGGAGCACAAGGTATACTCCTAATTttatcatcttcatcaacaattGAACAAGTCAGAGGACTTGTGAAGTGCATTTATCCTCTGTTTTATGTGCCATTGAACCTTTCTTTTTGTGATGCATACATTTTACCTTTTACTAAATACATATATTTTTGTTTATGTGGCCAGAATTTGCATACCTCGAAATGCAGTATTGGGCAGTATCCATCAGCTGCGCCAGTGTGCTGGCTTTCTTCCTTTGGCATCTACGTCAGTCTGCCAACAATGAGATTTCTAAAGCTTTGAAATATGGTTCATTGATGGTAGTTTTATACCTCGTGACATTCTTGCTGTTCTTCCTACTGAAGACTGATGGAGGTAACATGCAAGACTTCATCTGCATTCAACGATAATTACATTGTGTTTTTTTTTGGGATCTAATTCAAGTCCAAAGATGACAAGGATTTGACAAAATATTCGTGTTGAATTTATTGTAGGTCTGTTAGCGATGACCAAAAATGGGTATCTACTCTGCCATGGTGTGGCTGCTGTGATCTTGATCAAGCACATTCTAGAGAAGTTCCCTTCATGTTCATCTTTTGGTTTGTACCTGAAGTCTAAGATGTAATTAGATCTTTATTTCTATTCTTCTGTTTATATCTGATTGCATATCCTAATAGGCATTTATACATTTTCCTAGATACCTTATGGATTAAGATAAATCCCATGCAGAAATATACACACACATAAGAACGGTTGCAATTGCCCCCACTTTGTTTAGTATCTTTTGCATGTAAGGCCAACTATTTTGTATGGTTCTTGTTTAGTAGTGCAATTTATTAGTATATCTATCTCCTCTTCGCTTTGACTTGGAAGTGCAACCTTTTTCTTATTTACACTCTTCTGTAAATTCCAGGGGAAGGACTTCTGGTATCAAGTGGTCTCGTTGTTTACTTTGGTGATATTCTGGCTCGTACTCTTTCAAAGGTGTGAATTGTTCCTAACTATATGTTTGCCATAAAGAAAGTGCAAATCTAACGTTTTGTATCATTTTAATTGCACTGGCAGATGGAGGTCTCTGCATCATCAGGAGCATTCATACACACACCTGGAACTCAAAGCGAGATAGCCACCGTTATTCAGGTAGAGTTTTTGTTATTTTGATGGTCTGGCTTGAGCTATATAGCATTTACATCTCGAACTTCTTTTGGCAGGGGGTTTTGCTTGGTCTTTTTCTACTTCCCTTGCTGTACAAAAGTTCTCTCCAAGTTTGGGTTTACTGTCGAACATTGGGCAAGCAACGAACACAAGCAATTGAGAAACGAGCAGAAAAAGGAACAGGTTCTGCTGTATTTTATGTCTCGTTGTTGGTGGTGTTATTGTTCTTAGTGCCGTCATGGACGCGGCTTGTTCAAGGTCTTGAAGTCCATCCGTTTGTTTGGTAAGAATCACCGTTTGGCTTTCATGGGAAGAGCATACCACTCATCGTTAGTGGAATTAATATTTTAACTGTGCACTCTGTTCTTTCTCAGAAAATCTTCTGTATATTTACAGATACTGACTTTGTTGTTTGCTTAATGGCTCATTATTTCACAGGGTTCTTAACTACATGTTCACCAATTCAGATGAACGGCTTCTTTTATGCGCATACTGGATATTTGTCATATGTGTATCAATTAGAAGGTTCTACAGCATATCAAAGCAAAGTAAAACAGAGAGAATTCTTTTGCGCAAGTATTATCATCTTGTTGCTGTCCTGATTTTCTCTCCTGCCGTTATATTTCAAGTAATGTATACATCTTTTTTAATCTAACTCCACTAGAATATTTCGAAAGTTATTGTGATAAATTTGGTCTATGCTTTCCAGCCTGCTTTCTTGGACTTGGCATTTGGTGCAGCATTTGCTCTTTTCTTAATACTGGAGATGATTCGTGTAAGAATGTTTTGATTCTCCCATGTCCTTGCTCActctcttcccttttccctttcaaCAGTATATATTATGCCAAGTTGTGCTCATTTCTCCACAAATGTTCAACTATCTCCTCAGGTTTGGGAAGTATACCCTCTTGGGCACACCATACATCAATTCATGAATGCTTTCACTGACCATCGTGATTCTGAGATTCTAATTATTAGGTAAGCGTGATTTACTAGTCTTTATTTTCCATATTTTACATCTTTCACTGTAGGATATAACGTCTTTTTTTTTTCAGTCATTTCTCACTCTTACTGGGCTGCGCACTTCCTAAATGGATGTCATCTGGATTCAATGACCGACCCCTAGCCCCTTTTGCTGGAATTCTCAGCTTAGGGATAGGTGATACAATGGTAGGTCCAGTGGCCTGTTAATATTCCCTACTCTACGTCTTCTTCTAATACAAAATGACGTGCACTTAGGTGTGTGTCCCAGGAAAAACAATCCTTGTTGTACTGTGTTATATCTGATGTATTCTCTGATTTGTACCCAGGCATCAATGATAGGGTACAAGTATGGTGTCCTAAGATGGAGCAAGACAGGAAGTGAGTTCGGTTTTCTTTATTCCTTGGTCCTTCTGCACTTGTCCGCTGAACACTTATGTGTGTTTTCCTGATATGTTAGAGAAAACAATTGAAGGCACGGCAGCAGGCATAACTTCTGTACTGGCAGCCTGCTCAATCTTGGTGACACTCTTAGCTTCAAGTGGATACATTCTTTCACAGGTTCGATCCCTTAATTTCTTGCACCGAACCGACCGAAGCTTTATGCTAGAACATGCAACACAGCTCGAATAAACTGCCACTGACCGTTTTTCATACGTTGACACAGCACTGGTTGTCACTTTCGGTAGCTGTGACGTTGAGCTTATTATTGGAAGCATATACGACACAGCTGGATAACGCTTTCATACCCCTTGTGTTCTATAGCCTTCTATGTCTGTAAATGAAGAGCAACCTGTTGTACATCCAACTGACCTTGAGGTCCTCTTTTTGGTTACTGCTAATATATATAGCACAGCAAGGCAATAGCTACAGGTATTTGGTCTCTTTGCCTCCTTGGTGCTCCTTTATACCACCTCTGATTGAAAGTGTAGGCTTAGGTATAAGAATATAAAAATAGAATTAGTGAATACGGAGTACTTCAGTAGAGAACATCTTTGGTACAGATGAAGCTCTCTGCTATAATTGTAAGTTTGTAACAGCTTATCTTGAAGTGGTTCCATTCCATTAGTTCTTTTGGTCTTCTGTTGGTTGCATCAAAATGTGAGTTGTATGAATTAGGACGATTGGATATTATGGTCCAAGAAGGTAGGAACAATAGCAAAACAGTAGCATAAGTTTATTTTAGCAACTATAGCATAAGGTCAATTATTAATTATTAGCCATAAAA encodes the following:
- the LOC123143770 gene encoding dolichol kinase EVAN, translated to MASSSALLTGERLVVFLFAARVALAAPARLAAPLALLAGAALAVELAVDRSAAAPSSPLRRFRTRPGASSGILLGATTLPCVMLARLIQLSRILPTDPNGAQEFAYLEMQYWAVSISCASVLAFFLWHLRQSANNEISKALKYGSLMVVLYLVTFLLFFLLKTDGGLLAMTKNGYLLCHGVAAVILIKHILEKFPSCSSFGEGLLVSSGLVVYFGDILARTLSKMEVSASSGAFIHTPGTQSEIATVIQGVLLGLFLLPLLYKSSLQVWVYCRTLGKQRTQAIEKRAEKGTGSAVFYVSLLVVLLFLVPSWTRLVQGLEVHPFVWVLNYMFTNSDERLLLCAYWIFVICVSIRRFYSISKQSKTERILLRKYYHLVAVLIFSPAVIFQPAFLDLAFGAAFALFLILEMIRVWEVYPLGHTIHQFMNAFTDHRDSEILIISHFSLLLGCALPKWMSSGFNDRPLAPFAGILSLGIGDTMASMIGYKYGVLRWSKTGKKTIEGTAAGITSVLAACSILVTLLASSGYILSQHWLSLSVAVTLSLLLEAYTTQLDNAFIPLVFYSLLCL